A section of the Pithys albifrons albifrons isolate INPA30051 chromosome 4, PitAlb_v1, whole genome shotgun sequence genome encodes:
- the ADCYAP1 gene encoding pituitary adenylate cyclase-activating polypeptide produces the protein MCSKTILALLVYGIIMHCSVYCSPAAGLQYPALRLEEEVYDEDGNTLQDFAYDHEPLGIANPSSMIGEMYTLYYPPEKRHADGIFNKAYRKLLGQLSARKYLHSLMAKRVGGASGGLGDEAEPLTKRHIDGIFTDSYSRYRKQMAVKKYLAAVLGKRYKQRVKNKGRRVAYL, from the exons ATGTGTAGCAAAACGATCTTAGCACTCCTGGTCTATGGCATAATAATGCACTGCAGCGTCTACTGCTCGCCTGCGGCCGGACTTCAGTACCCGGCGCTCAG GCTGGAAGAAGAAGTCTACGACGAGGACGGGAACACCCTGCAGGACTTCGCCTACGACCACGAACCCCTCGGTATAGCGAATCCGTCCTCCATGATCGGCGAGATGTACACCTTGTATTACCCACCGGAAAAGAG GCACGCCGATGGGATCTTCAACAAAGCCTACAGGAAACTCTTGGGCCAGTTATCCGCCAGGAAATATCTGCACTCCTTGATGGCCAAGAGGGTCGG CGGTGCCAGCGGCGGCCTGGGGGACGAGGCGGAACCGCTGACCAAGCGGCACATAGACGGCATCTTCACGGACAGCTACAGCCGCTACCGGAAACAAATGGCTGTCAAGAAATACTTAGCAGCCGTCCTGGGGAAAAGGTATAAACAAAGAGTTAAAAACAAAGGACGCCGAGTAGCGTATTTGTAG